A section of the Pseudomonas prosekii genome encodes:
- the fliR gene encoding flagellar biosynthetic protein FliR produces MSLLQLTDTQISTWVATFMLPLFRVGAVLMFMPIIGTTLVPRRVRAYFALAITVVITPALPPMPPVNPLDLSGLLLIGEQIIIGAVLAFSLQLFFQAFVIAGQIVAIQMGMGFASMIDPTNGVSVAVIGQFFTMLVTLLFLSMNGHLVVFEVLTESFTTLPVGSGFMVNHFWELAGKLGWVLGAALVLVLPAVTALLVVNIAFGVMTRAAPQLNIFSIGFPLTLVLGMFILWVSLGDILNQYQPMASEALQFLRSLAQAT; encoded by the coding sequence ATGTCCCTGCTGCAGCTGACCGATACCCAGATCAGCACGTGGGTGGCAACGTTCATGTTGCCGCTGTTTCGCGTCGGCGCGGTGCTGATGTTCATGCCGATTATCGGCACGACCCTGGTGCCGCGTCGCGTGCGCGCCTACTTTGCGCTGGCGATAACCGTGGTCATCACGCCGGCACTGCCGCCGATGCCGCCGGTCAACCCGCTGGACCTGAGCGGGCTGCTGCTGATTGGCGAGCAGATCATCATCGGCGCCGTGCTGGCGTTCTCCTTGCAGCTGTTCTTCCAGGCTTTCGTGATCGCCGGGCAAATCGTAGCGATCCAGATGGGCATGGGCTTCGCCTCGATGATCGACCCCACCAACGGCGTCTCGGTGGCGGTGATCGGGCAGTTTTTCACCATGCTGGTGACGCTGCTGTTCCTGTCGATGAATGGCCACCTTGTGGTGTTCGAAGTGCTCACCGAAAGCTTTACCACGTTGCCGGTCGGCAGCGGGTTCATGGTCAATCATTTCTGGGAATTGGCCGGCAAGCTTGGCTGGGTCCTTGGCGCGGCACTGGTGCTGGTGTTGCCGGCGGTCACGGCGTTGCTGGTGGTCAACATTGCGTTTGGGGTGATGACCCGGGCGGCGCCGCAGTTGAACATTTTCTCCATCGGTTTCCCGCTGACGCTGGTGCTCGGCATGTTCATTCTCTGGGTCAGCCTCGGCGACATTCTCAATCAGTACCAACCCATGGCCTCCGAAGCCCTGCAGTTTTTACGCTCACTGGCACAGGCGACCTGA
- a CDS encoding IS3 family transposase — MINELGERYGVNDCCRVFEVSRSSFYAWRQRQGKVNPEREKLKAMLVEHHKESRASAGARTLSRELQAKGHRVGRHMARSLMREAGVVSRQRRRHKYKSSGVEALVAPHVLKREFDVTAINQVWCADVTYIKVGTRWMYFAAVLDLFARRLVGWAFSMISDAELTCEALRMAVELRGKPKDVLFHSDQGCQYTSHKFRNELLANGLRQSMSRKGECWDNAPMERFFGSLKSEWVPEAGYRSEYEARADLQRYVVRYNNFRLHSYNDYRSPVAMEKMAA; from the coding sequence CTGATCAATGAGCTGGGTGAGCGATACGGCGTTAACGACTGCTGCCGGGTGTTTGAAGTCAGCCGCAGCAGTTTTTATGCCTGGCGTCAGCGCCAAGGCAAGGTGAACCCTGAGCGGGAGAAACTCAAAGCCATGCTGGTCGAGCATCACAAGGAATCCAGAGCTTCCGCGGGGGCGCGCACCCTTTCCAGGGAGCTGCAAGCCAAGGGGCATCGCGTCGGGAGGCACATGGCTCGCAGCTTGATGCGAGAAGCCGGCGTGGTCAGTCGTCAGCGCCGACGTCACAAATACAAGTCATCTGGCGTTGAAGCCTTGGTGGCGCCGCACGTGCTTAAGCGCGAGTTTGATGTCACGGCGATCAACCAAGTGTGGTGCGCGGACGTGACGTACATCAAGGTCGGCACGCGGTGGATGTATTTTGCAGCGGTTCTGGATCTGTTCGCCCGCCGGCTCGTGGGGTGGGCGTTTTCGATGATCTCGGATGCGGAGCTGACCTGCGAGGCCCTACGGATGGCGGTTGAGCTGCGAGGCAAACCCAAAGACGTGCTGTTTCACTCCGATCAAGGCTGCCAGTACACCAGCCATAAGTTCAGGAATGAGTTGCTGGCGAATGGACTGCGGCAAAGCATGAGTCGTAAAGGCGAATGCTGGGATAACGCCCCGATGGAGCGTTTCTTTGGAAGTCTGAAATCAGAGTGGGTGCCTGAAGCCGGTTACCGCTCGGAGTATGAAGCCCGGGCTGATTTGCAGCGCTACGTGGTGCGCTACAACAACTTCAGGCTCCATAGCTACAACGATTACCGTTCACCGGTCGCCATGGAGAAAATGGCGGCGTGA
- the flhA gene encoding flagellar biosynthesis protein FlhA produces MDRSQLLNSARTNVADLSRGNLGVPLLLLVMLAMMMLPIPPFLLDVFFTFNIALSIVVLLVCVYALRPLDFAVFPTILLVATLMRLALNVASTRVVMLHGQDGHAAAGKVIQAFGEVVIGGNYVVGIVVFAILMIINFVVVTKGAGRISEVSARFTLDAMPGKQMAIDADLNAGLIDQNQAKLRRMEVAQEAEFYGSMDGASKFVRGDAIAGLLILFINLIGGMAVGIFQHGMTFGDAGRVYALLTIGDGLVAQLPSLLLSTAAAIMVTRASGSEDMGKQINRQMFASPKALAVAAGLMAVMGLVPGMPHFSFLSMAALAAGGAYLFWKKQSVVKVQALQEVKRQQELLPSPARAQETKELGWDDVTPIDMIGLEVGYRLIPLVDRNQGGQLLARIKGVRKKLSQDLGFLMPTVHIRDNLDLAPSAYRLTLMGVILAEAEIYPDRELAINPGQVYGSLNGITAKDPAFGLEAVWIEISQRAQAQSLGYTVVDASTVVATHLNQILYKHSSELIGHEEVQQLMQLLAKSSPKLAEELVPGVVSLSQLLKVLQALLAEQVPVRDIRSIAEAIANNAAKSQDTAALVAAVRVGVSRAIVQSIVGTESELPVITLEPRLEQILLNSLQKAGQGSEEGVLLEPSMAEKLQRSLIEAAQRQEMQGQPVILLVAGPVRAMLSRFGRLAVPGLHVLAYQEIPDNKQVTIVATVGPNG; encoded by the coding sequence GTGGATCGCTCTCAGTTACTCAACAGTGCTCGCACAAACGTCGCCGACTTGAGTCGGGGAAATCTGGGTGTGCCGCTGTTGCTGCTGGTCATGTTGGCGATGATGATGTTGCCGATCCCGCCGTTCCTGCTGGACGTTTTTTTCACGTTCAACATTGCCTTGTCGATCGTCGTTCTGCTGGTCTGCGTCTACGCCTTGCGGCCGCTGGATTTCGCCGTGTTCCCGACCATTTTGCTGGTGGCGACATTGATGCGCCTGGCGCTCAACGTCGCATCGACGCGGGTGGTCATGCTCCACGGCCAGGACGGCCACGCCGCCGCCGGCAAGGTGATCCAGGCCTTCGGTGAAGTAGTGATCGGCGGTAACTACGTGGTCGGTATCGTCGTGTTCGCGATTTTGATGATCATCAACTTCGTCGTCGTGACCAAAGGTGCCGGGCGTATTTCCGAGGTGAGCGCGCGCTTCACCCTCGACGCCATGCCCGGCAAACAGATGGCCATCGACGCCGACCTCAACGCCGGCCTGATCGATCAAAACCAGGCCAAATTGCGCCGCATGGAAGTCGCCCAGGAAGCCGAGTTCTACGGTTCCATGGACGGTGCGAGCAAATTCGTTCGCGGTGACGCCATCGCCGGCCTGCTGATTCTGTTTATCAACCTGATCGGCGGCATGGCGGTCGGTATCTTCCAGCACGGCATGACCTTCGGCGACGCCGGCCGGGTTTACGCGCTGTTGACCATCGGTGACGGTTTGGTGGCGCAATTGCCATCACTGCTGTTGTCCACCGCCGCGGCCATCATGGTGACCCGAGCGTCCGGCTCGGAAGACATGGGCAAACAGATCAATCGGCAGATGTTCGCCTCGCCCAAAGCCTTGGCGGTTGCAGCCGGTTTGATGGCGGTCATGGGCCTGGTGCCGGGCATGCCGCACTTCTCCTTCCTGAGCATGGCCGCGTTGGCGGCTGGCGGTGCTTACCTGTTCTGGAAGAAGCAAAGCGTGGTCAAGGTTCAGGCCTTGCAAGAGGTCAAGCGTCAGCAGGAATTGCTGCCATCGCCGGCCCGCGCCCAGGAAACCAAGGAACTCGGCTGGGACGACGTGACTCCTATCGACATGATCGGCCTGGAAGTGGGCTACCGGCTGATCCCGTTGGTCGATCGCAATCAGGGTGGTCAGTTGCTGGCGCGGATCAAAGGCGTGCGCAAAAAGCTCTCGCAGGATCTGGGCTTCCTGATGCCGACTGTGCATATCCGTGACAACCTCGACCTTGCGCCGAGTGCTTATCGCCTGACCCTGATGGGTGTGATCCTCGCCGAAGCGGAGATTTACCCGGATCGTGAACTGGCGATCAACCCAGGGCAGGTCTACGGCTCGCTCAACGGCATTACCGCCAAAGATCCGGCTTTTGGTCTTGAAGCGGTCTGGATCGAAATCAGCCAGCGTGCGCAGGCCCAGTCACTCGGTTACACCGTGGTCGATGCCAGTACGGTAGTGGCAACCCACTTGAACCAGATTTTGTACAAGCACTCCAGTGAGCTGATTGGCCACGAAGAAGTGCAGCAACTCATGCAATTGCTGGCCAAAAGCTCGCCAAAACTGGCGGAAGAGCTGGTGCCGGGCGTGGTGTCGCTGTCGCAGCTGCTCAAGGTTTTGCAAGCGCTGCTGGCCGAACAAGTGCCGGTTCGCGACATTCGCAGCATTGCCGAGGCCATCGCCAACAATGCCGCCAAGAGTCAAGATACTGCCGCGCTGGTGGCTGCAGTGCGCGTTGGCGTAAGCCGCGCAATCGTCCAAAGCATTGTAGGGACTGAGTCTGAGCTGCCAGTTATCACCCTGGAGCCAAGGTTGGAACAGATATTGCTCAATAGTCTGCAGAAGGCAGGACAAGGCTCGGAAGAGGGCGTTCTGCTGGAGCCAAGCATGGCGGAAAAGCTGCAGCGCTCGTTGATCGAAGCGGCGCAGCGTCAAGAGATGCAAGGTCAACCGGTGATTCTGCTGGTGGCCGGTCCGGTTCGCGCGATGCTCTCGCGATTCGGCAGGCTGGCAGTTCCGGGTTTGCACGTGTTGGCGTATCAGGAAATTCCTGACAACAAGCAAGTGACCATCGTTGCGACAGTAGGGCCCAACGGCTGA
- the flhF gene encoding flagellar biosynthesis protein FlhF, whose amino-acid sequence MQVKRFFAADMRQAMKLVRDELGADAAIIGNRRIAGGVELTAALDYKLSALAPRVPNMELEDELRKTQSRIATAQAELTLRSEGETEGDKTTNRQLFAGLPLTAAEPLIEPTYSEPRRAAPAPAPAAGGVDPRAFDSMRFELNSLRELMEVQLGSLAWNQLQGSRPAQANLWRRLQRIGLSGPLSRDLLALITEIQEPRQAWRMLLAHLARMIATPEVEPLEEGGVIAMVGPAGMGKTTTLAKLAARYVLKYGAQSIALVSMDSYRIGAQEQLKTLGRILNVSVTHVDPGQSLVQALDPLLRKRVILIDTAGLQASDPALRMQLESLAGRGIKSKNYLVLATTSQKQVLTAAYHSYKRCGLAGCILTKLDETASLGEVLSLAISHELPVAYLTDGPRIPDDLHLPRRHQLVSRAVSVQMQEEPSEEAMADMFADIYHSPTKQVG is encoded by the coding sequence ATGCAAGTTAAGCGTTTTTTCGCCGCCGATATGCGTCAGGCCATGAAGCTGGTTCGTGATGAGCTGGGCGCTGATGCCGCAATCATCGGCAACCGCCGGATCGCCGGCGGTGTCGAGCTGACGGCTGCGCTGGATTACAAATTGTCGGCGCTGGCCCCGCGCGTTCCGAACATGGAACTCGAGGACGAGCTGCGCAAGACGCAGTCGCGCATCGCTACCGCCCAGGCCGAATTGACCCTGCGCAGCGAAGGCGAGACCGAAGGTGACAAGACCACCAATCGCCAGTTGTTCGCCGGCCTGCCACTGACCGCCGCCGAGCCGCTGATCGAACCGACTTACAGCGAACCACGTCGTGCTGCGCCGGCCCCTGCGCCAGCCGCCGGCGGGGTCGACCCGCGCGCTTTCGACTCGATGCGTTTCGAGCTCAACAGCCTGCGCGAACTGATGGAAGTGCAACTTGGCTCGCTGGCCTGGAATCAGCTGCAAGGCAGCCGTCCGGCCCAGGCCAACCTGTGGCGTCGTCTGCAACGCATCGGCTTGTCCGGCCCGTTGTCGCGCGACCTGCTGGCGCTGATCACCGAAATTCAAGAGCCTCGTCAGGCCTGGCGCATGTTGCTGGCGCACCTGGCGCGGATGATTGCGACCCCGGAAGTCGAGCCACTGGAAGAGGGCGGCGTGATTGCCATGGTCGGCCCTGCCGGTATGGGCAAGACCACCACGCTGGCCAAACTCGCCGCGCGCTATGTGCTCAAGTACGGCGCGCAAAGCATCGCGCTGGTGAGCATGGACAGCTACCGCATCGGGGCGCAGGAACAACTGAAAACGCTGGGCCGAATCCTCAATGTCTCGGTGACCCACGTCGATCCGGGTCAGTCGCTGGTGCAGGCATTGGATCCGTTGCTGCGCAAACGGGTGATTTTGATTGATACTGCCGGCCTTCAGGCCAGCGACCCGGCCCTGCGTATGCAGCTCGAAAGCCTGGCCGGTCGCGGCATCAAGTCAAAGAATTATCTGGTTCTGGCTACCACCAGCCAGAAACAGGTGCTGACCGCCGCTTATCACAGTTACAAGCGGTGCGGGCTGGCCGGCTGCATCCTGACTAAACTGGATGAAACGGCAAGTCTGGGCGAGGTGTTGAGCCTGGCCATCAGTCATGAATTGCCGGTGGCTTACCTCACCGATGGCCCGCGTATTCCAGATGATCTGCATCTGCCGCGACGTCACCAGTTGGTCAGTCGCGCGGTCAGCGTGCAAATGCAGGAAGAACCCAGCGAAGAAGCCATGGCTGACATGTTCGCTGATATTTACCACAGTCCGACCAAGCAGGTGGGCTGA
- the flhB gene encoding flagellar biosynthesis protein FlhB, which produces MAESESGQDKTEDPTEKKKKDARDKGETVRSKELNTLAIMLVGASALLIFGGALAEKLMGLMSLNFSLPRDVVLDPNYMGRYLMQSGLVALLAIQPIMISLVLAALIGPISLGGWLFAASGLAPKFSRMNPLSGLKRMFSTKALVELLKAFAKFIIVLFVALAVLSSDIDDLQRIAHEPLEMAIIHSLQVVGWSTLWMACGLIIIAAVDVPVQLWEGHKKLLMTKQEVRDEHKDQEGKPEVKQRIRQLQREMSQRRMMAAIPEADVVITNPTHYAVALKYDPEKGGAPMLLAKGSDFLALKIREIAVANEVLLLESPALARSIYYSTELDQEIPGGLYLAVAQVLAYVYQIRQHRAGKGKRPDPLKDDLPIPPDLRRDS; this is translated from the coding sequence ATGGCTGAGAGCGAAAGTGGTCAGGACAAAACAGAAGACCCCACGGAGAAAAAGAAAAAGGACGCCCGCGACAAGGGCGAGACCGTGCGTTCCAAAGAGCTCAATACGCTGGCGATCATGTTGGTCGGCGCCAGCGCGCTGTTGATTTTCGGCGGTGCCCTGGCGGAAAAATTGATGGGGCTGATGAGCCTGAATTTTTCGCTGCCGCGCGATGTGGTCCTTGATCCGAACTACATGGGCCGCTACCTGATGCAATCCGGGCTGGTGGCCTTGCTGGCGATTCAGCCGATCATGATTTCCCTGGTGCTGGCGGCGCTGATCGGGCCGATTTCTCTCGGTGGCTGGTTGTTCGCGGCGAGCGGTCTGGCACCGAAATTCAGCCGGATGAACCCGTTGAGCGGCCTCAAGCGGATGTTCTCGACCAAGGCCTTGGTGGAGCTGCTCAAGGCCTTCGCCAAATTCATCATCGTGCTGTTTGTGGCGTTGGCGGTGTTGTCGTCGGACATCGACGATTTGCAGCGCATCGCCCACGAGCCGCTGGAGATGGCGATCATTCACAGCTTGCAAGTGGTCGGCTGGAGCACGTTGTGGATGGCCTGCGGCTTGATCATCATCGCCGCCGTCGATGTGCCGGTGCAGTTGTGGGAAGGTCACAAGAAGCTGCTGATGACCAAGCAGGAAGTGCGCGACGAGCACAAGGATCAGGAAGGCAAACCCGAGGTCAAGCAGCGCATCCGTCAGTTGCAGCGCGAGATGTCGCAGCGGCGGATGATGGCGGCGATCCCCGAGGCCGACGTGGTGATTACCAACCCGACGCACTACGCCGTGGCCCTCAAGTACGACCCGGAGAAGGGCGGGGCGCCGATGCTGCTAGCCAAGGGCAGCGACTTCCTGGCGTTGAAAATCCGTGAAATCGCCGTCGCCAATGAAGTGTTGCTGCTCGAATCGCCGGCGCTGGCGCGGTCAATCTATTACTCCACCGAACTCGATCAGGAAATCCCCGGCGGTCTGTACCTGGCGGTCGCGCAAGTGTTGGCCTACGTCTATCAGATCCGCCAACACCGCGCCGGCAAGGGTAAACGCCCGGATCCGCTCAAGGATGACTTGCCGATCCCGCCGGATCTGCGCCGCGATTCCTGA
- the fliQ gene encoding flagellar biosynthesis protein FliQ, with translation MTPEVAVDIFREALWLTTMMVAVLVIPSLLVGLLVAMFQAATQINEQTLSFLPRLLVMLVTLIVAGPWLTQTFMEYILQLYGNIPTVIG, from the coding sequence ATGACCCCGGAAGTCGCCGTAGACATATTTCGCGAAGCGCTGTGGCTGACCACGATGATGGTGGCGGTGCTGGTGATCCCGAGTCTGCTGGTCGGCTTGCTGGTGGCGATGTTCCAGGCCGCAACGCAGATCAACGAACAAACCCTGAGCTTCTTGCCGCGCTTGCTGGTGATGCTGGTGACGTTGATCGTCGCTGGCCCGTGGCTCACGCAAACCTTCATGGAATATATCCTGCAGTTGTACGGCAATATTCCTACGGTCATCGGCTAA
- a CDS encoding transposase: MRNSYSTEFKLKAAGMVLDEGISVPEVCASLDIGPTALRRWVDQVRKERQGSTPVGAKAITADQREIQELKALLRQKDRDIEILKKASALLLLDAKDHSH, encoded by the coding sequence ATGCGTAATTCTTATTCAACTGAGTTCAAACTCAAGGCTGCTGGCATGGTGCTGGATGAGGGGATATCGGTTCCCGAGGTTTGCGCCAGTTTAGATATTGGCCCTACCGCCTTGCGTCGCTGGGTCGATCAGGTGCGTAAAGAACGCCAGGGTTCGACCCCGGTGGGAGCCAAAGCGATCACGGCTGACCAGCGAGAAATCCAGGAACTCAAAGCCTTGCTCAGGCAAAAAGACCGGGATATCGAAATCCTAAAAAAGGCCAGTGCTCTCCTGCTTTTGGACGCCAAAGATCATTCTCACTGA
- the fliP gene encoding flagellar type III secretion system pore protein FliP (The bacterial flagellar biogenesis protein FliP forms a type III secretion system (T3SS)-type pore required for flagellar assembly.), with translation MGALRIVLTLALMLAAPLALAADPLSIPAITLGTNAQGAQEYSVSLQILLIMTALSFIPAFVMLMTSFTRIIIVFSILRQALGLQQTPSNQILTGMALFLTMFIMAPVFDRVNNDALQPYLAETMTAQDAVLKAQVPIKDFMLAQTRTSDLELFMRLSKRTDIATPDQAPLTILVPAFVTSELKTAFQIGFMIFIPFLIIDLVVASVLMAMGMMMLSPLIISLPFKIMLFVLVDGWALIIGTLASSFGGVSP, from the coding sequence ATGGGTGCGTTACGCATCGTCTTGACGCTGGCATTGATGCTGGCGGCGCCGCTGGCGTTGGCCGCCGATCCGTTGTCGATCCCGGCAATTACCCTCGGCACCAACGCGCAAGGCGCGCAGGAATACTCGGTCAGTCTGCAGATTCTGCTGATCATGACGGCGCTGAGTTTTATTCCGGCGTTCGTCATGCTGATGACCAGTTTCACCCGGATCATCATCGTCTTCTCGATCCTGCGTCAGGCCCTCGGCCTGCAACAGACGCCGTCGAACCAGATCCTCACCGGCATGGCGCTGTTCCTCACCATGTTCATCATGGCGCCGGTGTTCGACCGGGTGAACAACGATGCCCTGCAGCCGTACCTGGCGGAAACCATGACCGCGCAGGACGCCGTGCTCAAGGCGCAAGTGCCGATCAAGGACTTCATGCTCGCCCAGACGCGCACCAGCGATCTGGAGTTGTTCATGCGTCTGTCCAAACGCACCGACATCGCTACCCCGGATCAGGCGCCGTTGACCATTCTGGTGCCGGCGTTTGTCACCTCCGAGCTTAAAACCGCGTTCCAGATCGGCTTCATGATCTTCATTCCGTTCCTGATCATCGACCTGGTGGTGGCCAGTGTGCTGATGGCGATGGGGATGATGATGCTGTCGCCGCTGATCATTTCGCTGCCGTTCAAGATCATGCTGTTTGTGCTGGTGGATGGCTGGGCGCTGATCATCGGCACGTTGGCCAGCAGTTTTGGAGGTGTTTCGCCATGA